Proteins encoded within one genomic window of Streptomyces sp. NBC_01314:
- a CDS encoding phosphotransferase, translated as MTGEGEGEAADGEALVGGMANAGAVFRRGALVERPAPRNAYALHAYLRALKEHGFDAAPTPAGLTADGREQLTFIPGDVALPPFPRWVLTETALESVGSLLRRLHEASAAIAIDTRVEWPRDLADPEGGTMLCHNDVCPDNVVFRGGRAAALIDFDLAAPGRPLWDVAMTARYWVPMLHPASAAALYSAGLDAPVRLRILADSYGLSSRERAELPGAIEQATETCRAFVASRVADGDPVYLQALAERGGWERWDRMQAWLAAYRNTFTAALLN; from the coding sequence ATGACGGGTGAAGGTGAGGGTGAGGCGGCGGACGGCGAGGCGCTGGTCGGCGGCATGGCGAACGCAGGCGCGGTCTTTCGTAGGGGTGCGTTGGTGGAACGCCCGGCGCCACGCAACGCGTACGCCCTCCATGCCTACCTCCGCGCGCTGAAGGAGCACGGCTTCGACGCAGCTCCGACCCCAGCCGGCCTGACCGCGGACGGCCGTGAGCAACTGACCTTCATCCCCGGCGACGTCGCCCTGCCTCCGTTTCCGCGCTGGGTGCTGACGGAAACTGCCCTCGAATCAGTGGGGAGCCTGCTGCGACGCCTGCACGAGGCCAGTGCGGCCATCGCGATTGACACCCGTGTCGAGTGGCCCCGGGACCTCGCCGACCCGGAGGGAGGAACGATGCTGTGCCACAACGACGTGTGCCCGGACAACGTCGTCTTCCGTGGCGGCCGTGCCGCTGCCCTGATCGATTTCGACCTGGCGGCACCAGGCCGCCCCCTCTGGGACGTCGCCATGACCGCCCGCTATTGGGTTCCCATGCTCCATCCCGCATCCGCAGCCGCCCTCTACTCCGCCGGGCTGGATGCACCCGTACGGCTGCGGATTCTCGCGGACAGCTACGGCCTGTCGTCGCGGGAACGTGCCGAGTTGCCCGGCGCCATCGAACAGGCCACCGAGACCTGCCGGGCCTTCGTCGCCAGCCGCGTGGCTGACGGTGACCCCGTCTACCTCCAGGCACTTGCCGAGCGTGGTGGATGGGAACGCTGGGACCGGATGCAAGCCTGGTTGGCCGCCTACCGCAACACGTTCACGGCCGCCCTGCTGAACTGA
- a CDS encoding transposase: MITGGQWRDGDPDVLVVVEDGYDARAWPTSFGLPVEVLGRLRSDRVMRKPVPQPRKSPPQGGRPPKHGKEFRVARPDTWGEPDTATMQVTDRYGTARAMAWDRIHPRLTTRSAWIDHVGELPLIEGTLIRLQADHLPGGGDPLPVWLWSSGTGMNSNLTPDMLLLADRAFHTNDLLAQIARRGTQFLVRCTSRRHPPVLALLPDGSYLARVVGLTLRVIEAEIRTRTADGSTSATPTGDFWPCVAYCATLPGFENRSGPWKRTWGAMKKVMVAAVASLLLVGCSSAEEKARDSESKPEATAVESQAIADVVEDEPDPVTVDEISCDWDDYTSVEEAWAGKHEHCDVTLSGTEMSDTETKAVETAYGDEEERLDSFGRPDEEGDLQSLGVLYSICAESAPRNYLDSANEVQKKEIRGAFLLCPVHPQARKYRKQIKDAQERDKLRAEGRVFGEGVHRVGPDEIKPGTYFVTDVEGCYWERTDANGETLDNNFVTAAKRVQVTIIASDYSFNSRSCGEWQPVGI; this comes from the coding sequence GTGATCACGGGCGGCCAGTGGCGTGACGGGGACCCGGACGTCCTGGTCGTCGTCGAGGACGGATACGACGCCCGCGCATGGCCCACCTCCTTCGGCCTGCCGGTCGAAGTGCTCGGCCGGCTGCGTTCGGATCGGGTGATGCGCAAGCCCGTGCCCCAGCCCCGGAAATCGCCGCCGCAGGGCGGGCGGCCTCCGAAGCACGGCAAAGAGTTCCGTGTCGCCAGGCCGGACACCTGGGGTGAGCCGGACACAGCGACCATGCAGGTCACCGACCGCTACGGCACCGCCCGGGCGATGGCGTGGGACCGTATCCACCCTCGGCTCACCACCCGCTCGGCCTGGATCGATCACGTCGGCGAACTCCCGCTCATCGAGGGCACGTTGATCCGTCTTCAGGCCGACCACCTGCCCGGCGGCGGGGACCCGCTGCCGGTCTGGCTGTGGTCCTCCGGGACCGGGATGAATTCGAACCTGACGCCGGACATGCTGCTCTTGGCGGACCGCGCTTTCCACACCAATGATCTGCTCGCGCAGATCGCCCGCCGCGGCACGCAGTTCTTGGTGCGTTGCACCAGTCGTCGACACCCGCCGGTCCTGGCCCTGTTGCCCGACGGCTCCTACCTCGCGCGTGTCGTCGGGCTCACCCTGCGCGTGATCGAGGCCGAGATCCGCACCCGTACTGCCGACGGCAGCACTTCGGCGACACCTACCGGCGACTTTTGGCCATGTGTCGCTTACTGTGCAACGTTACCGGGGTTCGAGAATCGTTCAGGCCCGTGGAAGCGCACGTGGGGGGCAATGAAGAAGGTCATGGTTGCAGCGGTGGCGAGCCTGTTGCTCGTTGGCTGTTCCAGCGCGGAGGAGAAAGCGCGGGACAGTGAGTCGAAGCCGGAAGCAACCGCCGTCGAGAGCCAGGCGATTGCGGACGTCGTCGAGGATGAGCCGGATCCTGTGACGGTGGACGAGATCTCGTGCGACTGGGACGACTACACCTCCGTGGAGGAGGCATGGGCGGGCAAGCACGAGCACTGCGATGTCACACTCAGCGGCACAGAGATGAGCGACACGGAGACGAAAGCCGTGGAGACCGCATACGGGGACGAGGAGGAACGCCTCGACTCCTTCGGCCGCCCGGATGAGGAGGGAGACCTTCAGAGCCTCGGCGTTCTGTACAGCATTTGCGCCGAGAGCGCCCCCCGGAACTATCTCGATTCAGCCAACGAAGTGCAGAAGAAGGAAATCCGCGGCGCCTTCCTTCTGTGTCCGGTTCATCCCCAGGCACGCAAGTATCGGAAGCAGATCAAGGATGCGCAGGAACGCGACAAGCTTCGGGCCGAGGGGCGGGTCTTCGGTGAGGGCGTCCATCGCGTGGGCCCCGACGAGATCAAGCCAGGTACCTATTTCGTCACCGACGTCGAGGGCTGCTACTGGGAGCGAACCGACGCCAACGGCGAGACGCTCGACAACAACTTCGTCACTGCCGCGAAGCGGGTCCAGGTCACCATCATCGCCAGCGACTACTCCTTCAACAGTAGGAGTTGCGGGGAGTGGCAGCCCGTGGGCATCTGA
- a CDS encoding winged helix-turn-helix transcriptional regulator has translation MEWLEASTENCPVQRTLDVIGEKWTLLILRDAVNGVRRFDDFHRHIRLSEAVLSDRLRKLTSSGILKTVPYQEPGTRSRNEYRLTRKGWDLWPVLMALSQWGETHALGPEGPLLDIRHTDCDAPVRVVVECSTEHATLTPREVTARLGTGARLRS, from the coding sequence GCTCGACGTGATCGGGGAGAAATGGACACTGTTGATCCTGCGTGACGCCGTCAACGGCGTCCGCCGCTTCGATGACTTCCACCGCCACATCCGCCTGTCGGAAGCCGTCCTCAGCGACCGCCTCCGCAAGCTGACCTCCAGCGGCATCCTCAAAACCGTCCCCTACCAGGAGCCCGGCACCCGCTCCCGCAACGAATACCGCCTGACCCGCAAGGGCTGGGACCTGTGGCCCGTCCTCATGGCGCTGAGCCAGTGGGGCGAGACGCACGCCCTCGGCCCCGAGGGCCCTCTCCTGGACATCCGCCACACCGACTGCGACGCCCCGGTCCGCGTCGTCGTCGAGTGCTCCACGGAACACGCCACCCTCACTCCCCGTGAAGTCACCGCCCGCCTGGGAACAGGCGCCCGCCTCCGGTCGTAA